AGCTTGATGCGCCGCCTTGGCGTTGTTCTTCACCTTGTGCGTATTCAACCACACCTACTGTTAGGTGTACTTCTTCACCCACTTCTTCTTGGCTTGAAGCAATGGAATATAAACGCGGCGTTAGACGACGAAGTAAGCCTGTTAGTTGCTCTGCGGTTAAGGCCGTTTTCTTCTCACCTAACACATCAATGATTTGTGTTTTCGCAGAGTACTCACGCAGTTTTTCACGATCTGCCACCAGCTTTTCTAGCTTTTTACTGCCTGAAAGCTCGGCATACTTAGTCACAAACTGTGGGTTAGAAGCGGTGATTTCGTATTTGCTGATAAGTGCTTCACGTAGACTGATAGATGCGCCATCAACCTCAATAGAGCTATCTGCATCTAAACCGAGCTTTGCGATAATTGCATCAACCAGTTGTGGATCATTGTCATACCACACGCCCAATGCATCACCCGGTTGATAAGTCAGACCGGACTCTTCCAAATCAATTTCAATGTGACGAACATCTTTACCTGAGTTACGTCCTGTGATTTTTTGGCTTACCGATAAGTTAGCAGTGTATGGATTTTGTTTATTATAAGAAGAGACTACCGCTGGCTTTTGACCTACAGGTAACTGAACCACTTCAGCTTCACCTGTTGATAACGTTTCTTTGGTTTTTGCTAACGCTTTTTGACGCCACTCGGCAGCAGGCGCTTCATAATCAACGTCACAATCGAGGCGCTCAAGCATTGGCTGCGCGCCAAGTTTAGCTAAGTAGCTATCAAAGTCTTTTGCTGTTTGACAGAAGAACTCGTAGCTTGAGTCACCTAAACCAATGACTGCATAGTTCAGCTCTGGTAATTTAGGTGCTTTTTTCGATTGTAAAAACTCATGTAATTCAATCGCATCATCAGGTGCTTCACCTTCACCGTGGGTAG
The sequence above is a segment of the Photobacterium leiognathi genome. Coding sequences within it:
- a CDS encoding assimilatory sulfite reductase (NADPH) flavoprotein subunit, whose product is MLVKELSALASPLNDQQMDQLKQAAAASSPQQLAWISGYFWGLSQTQPQTAADPAAQNNVLAAAKPAGKLTIIYASQTGNAKGVAEALKEEAEAADIAVQLFSAGDYKGKNLAKETHVIIVASTHGEGEAPDDAIELHEFLQSKKAPKLPELNYAVIGLGDSSYEFFCQTAKDFDSYLAKLGAQPMLERLDCDVDYEAPAAEWRQKALAKTKETLSTGEAEVVQLPVGQKPAVVSSYNKQNPYTANLSVSQKITGRNSGKDVRHIEIDLEESGLTYQPGDALGVWYDNDPQLVDAIIAKLGLDADSSIEVDGASISLREALISKYEITASNPQFVTKYAELSGSKKLEKLVADREKLREYSAKTQIIDVLGEKKTALTAEQLTGLLRRLTPRLYSIASSQEEVGEEVHLTVGVVEYAQGEEQRQGGASSFLAQRLEEGGEVKVFVETNNNFKLPADDNTPVIMIGPGTGIAPFRAFVQERENRDAEGKNWLFFGDRTFTEDFLYQVEWQKYLKDGVVTQIDVAFSRDQAEKVYVQHRILEQAAQVWQWLQDGAHVYVCGDANQMAKDVHQALITVIEQQGNKTREQAEQYLNDLRKDKRYQRDVY